The following coding sequences lie in one Arachis ipaensis cultivar K30076 chromosome B05, Araip1.1, whole genome shotgun sequence genomic window:
- the LOC107641383 gene encoding S-protein homolog 5-like, whose translation MTISSLALSNVVIMLILVSFNLNVRMIDAQVAPQPIFIAVTIRNQLIHLDLQIDCKNNRNKDELKQTVPADGSWTFKFLPILFHDISYSCIFSWNDGKNQSHNYQIYNQGRDEKLCHQECDWEIHETGPCRVSGKRAPECHPWDRPM comes from the coding sequence ATGACGATCTCATCATTAGCACTCTCTAATGTTGTAATAATGCTCATACTTGTTTCTTTCAATCTCAATGTTAGAATGATTGATGCTCAAGTTGCTCCTCAACCTATTTTCATTGCTGTGACCATCCGCAACCAACTGATCCATTTGGATCTTCAAATTGATTGCAAGAATAATAGAAATAAAGATGAACTGAAGCAAACGGTTCCAGCTGATGGAAGTTGGACTTTCAAATTCCTTCCAATCCTTTTTCACGATATTTCGTACTCCTGTATCTTTTCTTGGAACGATGGGAAGAATCAAAGCCATAACTATCAAATTTATAATCAAGGCCGGGATGAGAAGTTGTGCCACCAAGAGTGTGATTGGGAAATCCACGAGACCGGTCCATGTAGGGTTTCGGGGAAACGTGCTCCTGAATGTCATCCTTGGGATCGTCCTATGTAA